A region of Caldibacillus debilis DSM 16016 DNA encodes the following proteins:
- a CDS encoding cupredoxin domain-containing protein produces the protein MGFFSINGKVFRKVLLAGLFVIAAAVWYSFQAKTIPVFQAEEEQIREITIVTNEIAAETEDGKKLEVYRWDPGTIYVRKGEKVRLRFFGIKGEEHSFMIEGTDVQGTVKKGKETVITARFDKKGIYPLICITHHDHERQGPMVAYIVVD, from the coding sequence GAAAGTTTTCCGAAAAGTTTTGTTGGCGGGATTGTTCGTGATCGCGGCGGCGGTCTGGTATTCCTTTCAGGCAAAAACCATCCCCGTTTTTCAGGCGGAGGAAGAACAGATCCGGGAAATCACCATCGTTACCAATGAAATTGCCGCCGAAACGGAAGACGGAAAAAAATTGGAGGTTTACCGTTGGGATCCGGGAACGATCTATGTCCGGAAAGGGGAAAAGGTCCGTCTGCGCTTTTTCGGCATCAAAGGGGAGGAGCATTCCTTCATGATCGAAGGAACGGACGTGCAAGGAACGGTAAAAAAGGGAAAGGAGACGGTGATCACCGCCCGATTCGACAAAAAGGGGATCTATCCCTTGATCTGCATCACCCATCATGACCATGAACGTCAGGGGCCGATGGTCGCCTA